CGCCAGATCCGCCTCTTTTCGTTGTTTTAAGCGGAGCGTTGCTCCACTGTTTCGGCAGCCAAGAAGCCTCCGTCTCAATGACATTGCAGGACGAACAATGGATGCTCTGATCAGGAGGTCAAACGAAGCAAGAAACGTGCGCTGcccgtgtgtgtttgcatgcgtgtacGCCGGTTCTGTGATGCCTGCTTGCGGCGTCACGGGTGGTGCTTTGCAAACTTCCATAAGCGTTCTtgcttccgtttccctctgttgCTCCTCGTTGTCTCCGCGCCGTCCCCTTGTGggttcctcgctctttgtgTCTGCGTTTGCACTtgttcggtttctctcttttctttcctctcctcccttccgctcttcctctcgtcacTGGGCAGTCCCCCCACCAGCCGTTCAACGGAGAAGGAGCCCTCCCGGACCTAATGAAGATGACTGTGTTCGTGCCTACTGGGTGCACGCAGACTCACCGACGACGTCTTTTGCTTTAGTCTTCTAGTCACTGTAGGAAGTAACAAACGAGTGGCTGTCGCGCCTTTGTCGTCGAACGAGCAGTGGGAACTGCCCGACCTTTTCCTGCGTGCTTCGGAGGTAATGGGTCCCGTCTTGTCGCTCTCCGTGCGCGCTCTGACAGACGAGTTGCACTACTGGTTTAGGTCGTGAATATCTTTGGTTACTGGATCCAAGTTCTAGTGTGTTAGCATGGCTTTTCGAGAACACTCCGGGCGGCGACGATAAGCAGGTGGACCGCAAGAAATACCAGCAATTAAGAtgagggaggcagagaccaaggaagagaaaagggagatcaagagaaaaggaaaattAACACCAGTGGCGGAGGGGCAATGGCCAGGGCGGACtgacgcgagagacgtgGTATCGtgccagcgaagaagacacgaTGTCGCCGTGCACCCGCTTCTCCCGAGCGGCTGACAACCCGTTCGGgtcccgagagagacgaaccgTCTCAAGCTGATTCTCGGGGGATGCATTGTGAGGAGcatcgccgtctccccttttgTCCCTTCGCTTCGCGTCAGTCCAGTTCCCGTACCcgctgccttttttctgttcgaAAGCGAGTCCTTGAAACTGTCCTGGCCCACACCTTGTGGGGAGGACCTCGAAGCGGAGGTAGAAATAgtgagaaagggaaaccaCGGGCATGCAGACGCTTGAAGGGAGTGACGgagcgagcggagacgggcGTCCCCGTGTACCTTTCAACTCAGTGGGTCTGGTGCTTGCTCAAGATGCTTTGTGGCCTGCGTgtgcgttctctttccttgccAGAGAAGtcagcgaagaggagactaCAAcgcaagaaaagaagaaagaagaaaaagaaataGAAGACGACCAAAAGAAGCAGgcggagcggagagagcgctTGAAAGCGTGGCAGGTGGTCCTTCACAACGATGATATTCACGCGTAAGGAAGCGACTTGCAGCTTGGATCGCTACTCCTTTCCCCCCCGATGCTGCGTGGTCTTGTGCTTGCGGGCGTGTGCCGCGTCGGGGAAGCCTGCTCGATCCTTCTTTGGATGCCTTGCTTGTCTTCTGCCTAATCGGGGCCGTGAgagttttcttctgcatTCGCTGCTCCGGTTTTCCCGTTGTTCCGTCCCTTCGCTTTCCCCATTTGCTTTGCGATCTGTCCTCTTCCCTCACGCGTGTGCTGTTTCCTGCAGCATCCCTCACGTCACAGATCTGCTGGTCGACGCGGTGCCGTCCCTGACCAAGGCAAAAGCTCACTCCATAACGGTCCATGCACACAAAACGGGTCTCGCTCTCATTCTCCgaacgtggagagaaaaagcggtAGAAATCTATCGGAGTAAGAGGCGACTTTCTCCGTGCGAGACGTTCTCATGTGCCTAGGGAGAACACTGCGCTTCAGGTGCTTTCCGCTTCCTATATggcgaacgcagagaggggacCTCCCTGTCTGTTCCCCATGAACTCCGTTAGGGAGGGTGTGAATGGGAGGCCCTTAGGAATTCGgagtcttctctttttcttttggtTCCCCGAAGACGTGCACAGACCGGGGGCTCTTGTCGCTTGTTCAAGCCGATGAGCATTTGCACGGTGTGTACGATGTTGCAATTTCAGTTCAGACatacagagaaaacgacgcgggtgtcttttctgtgtgcaACGTGTTCGCCCGAAGGCAGGCGCCGTACATTCCCACATGTACACGGAGCAGATTCGGGAACTAGACCTTATTCAGATGTAGGAATCTCTTATAGGCTACACCTTTGTTCACCAGAAAGCTGCAACGTGTGTGAGGCTCTACGACAGCATTTGCGGACGCTTTTGATGTTCTCCACCCTCCGCGTTCACAGCGGACTCGAATATCGCTGTTGATACTGGGACGGGCTAGAATCTGTGGCGAACCTGCAACTGCTTGCGAGCCCATCGTTGTCCCCCCGTATCCTCTGTGCTTTCCCTTTTTGCAGAACTGAAAGCAAGCGGGCTAACCATCTCGCTCGTCCCCagcaagaggaaagacaagcagGAGGGCGGAggggaaagcgacggaaCACGCGGCATGGATGGCGAAGATGGAGGTGATAACAATCTGCAGGATGAAGACAACGATGACAGTGACGATCGTGACTGAGACTGTCAGAACGGTAAAAAAAGGGACGTGGAAACGCGCATGACACAGAATCCCACCCACAAGGAGTCAGCTACGTCTCCGTGTCTGGagttgtttccttctcttgccAGTTCGTTTGCTGTCAGCTCGctttgccgtctctccgcccgtGTTCGGGTTCCTCTGTTGTTCGCTCGGTTGCTTCCTACGCCGCTCGCTTTCCCTAGCCAAGAATACAACAAACCAGATACCTAAGTGAGGTGAAGAACCTGAATTTACATGGAATATATTTACAGTATCTCCGAACATATCTTTACTATAGAAGATCGCTGTCCGCCGAGCGTTGCTCCTCGTTTTACGCAAGCTGATCGATTTCTCGTTCGCAGCTGTGGGCATGCACAGCCGCGGAGCCGACCATATCCCTGCTTTAGTTCTTAAGCATCGCACTCCGCAACCCCAGAAAAAACCCGACGACACAGACGGAGGAATGAAGCCAAACGTGCAGGATAACCGTAACTCCGGAGTCCACAATCCtgacgcaggcgagaagaatcAGATGCCCGGTTTCCCCTGGTCCGACACACCGCGGTTTCTACGAAAAGAGCCGGGGCGCAAAGCTGATTGTTCTCCAGAATGAAGACGCCAAAAGCAGTCGCATGAGCTTTGTAGAGAAGTACACACCGATTGTTTacctatacatatgtgtacTGCAAGTGAGTAGCTTGCACGACTGTCTACGTGAATCGATCTGTAATGGATGGACTCAACTCTGTGCCTGTACAGCCGCACGCATGGGTGTGCCTATGGATCGAGGCACACGTCTTTCAGCACGAACGGGTGGGATATTGGACCTGAAGAGGCGTTTTGCGCGGGTCCGCGAAAAGAGGCCGTCTTtggctcttctctcaccAGGCATCGGCGCTCCGGTTTGTCGGCAGGCCGGCGGGATTTAGCCGTGTGCTCACCTTCCCACATCTGACCAGAAAGCGAACGGCGTTACGTTTTTGCAGAGCCCGAGAGCCGGCGAAGGCCTCTCTGTCGGCGTGCGTTTTTCAGGTTCCTCGTGACTGTGTGCCGGTGTCCTCTTAGACGGGCAAACGCGCTTGAGGAAGCCCCATGGGCTGCATTTAAAAGAGCCTTTTCCCATTGACAGAGCGGTTCGGACGCGCACTGCGATGTGTCTTTCGATGTTCCCGAAAGGTTTGGAGTTTATAGGACAGCTCCTCTTCGGTTTAGTGAGGCATCCACCTCCGCCGTTCCACACGGGTACGGCCGTCTCTGTGGAGTTTTTGTCATTAGCTGTCGCCTCGGAGTTCTTGGCCGACGGCCGACGCGTTCGTTCGCTCTCGTGAAATCGCGCCTGTCCTCAAAACCACGCGTTTGTCCTTTCTTTCACGAATGACGTTCCAGAGGGACGGACGCAGGCGGCAAGGAACTGCGAGAGGCGTTTGAGACACACGTGAGAGTGTCCTCAACCAACGAACACAAGAGAAAGGCAATCACGAGGCACGTGAAAACGGAAGGACTGACAGCCACGGGGAACgggacgcatgcacgcttCCGCTCGGGGACCCCAAGAGGCATCGCCGCGACTCAGGAATGGTTTCTCCCGGCAGGAGCAGACCGCACCCGTCtagagacgagagagcgagggaagagccTTCCTGGCGTTTGCCCACCCAGTCTCGCATCGCTGCTTTGAAGCGTCTCCACCGTTTTCTTCAGTGAAAGCCTGCTTTTGCGGCTTCCGGATCCCCCGTCCGCATGCGGTCGTGTTCGAGTCGACTAGCGTGGCCCAGCCATTTTCAGAACCTTGGACCACGTTTTCTTCACCTGAGCAGGACATCGCCAGAGGGCATACAGCGGAGAGTACACGCGAGGCGGAGATTGgggaaagcagaagaaaaaaccggagaagggagaaccATATACACAGACAGGGCCGGCAAGAAAGTAACGCAGGTGcgatggagaggaggagaagagaaaaagtggAGGCGTGCCGAGTCtgccagggaagaagagcggtgCATAAAGAAACACTCGGACAGAAACAGGGACAGCTACGCGAGCTAAAGAGCTGGAAATAAACCgtccgcgagagaaggcgatcTCTCCAGAGCCACACTTGCTTCGTGAAGCGGGAAACGGACCACGGCAGACATGACTGAAGTCCGCGCGGAACCTACCTCCCCAAGATCGATTCGGCCCGTGTACCCTTTTCCGCCGTCGGCTGTTTCGTGGCctctgaaaaaaaaacaacgGAGTAAACTGGGACGCATGCGCTTTGGGAAAGTCGCACGGAAAGGACAGGTGCGGGCTAGGGAAAGGAGCATATTcagcgaagcagacggaAAATGGAACAGATAATCTTCCTGAGAGGGACGACTGCACAGAGTGCATGAAGTAACTaaaagcgagacggagaacaCTAAAAGCGGTCAGAGatcggaagcgagaaacagcaagAAGGCCAACAGAtacaagagagacacatgcaAGTGGAAACGAAAGGAGGATGGCACGGGACGCCGCGAGGCACAGGGCGCCCGACAGGGAGCAAGGTAGAGAGTCCAGTGAGAACGGACGGATGAAAAAAGCTGAGacggcagcgaaggcgaacccggaaacagagagagaagcccaTGTCCACAGTACGACAGACGACACAAATATGGCGAAGGAAAATGCAGAGGACGACGTAGGTCCCCGGAAAggcggggaaaggagagtTGAGCGAAagctgcagaagaaaagggcgaaCGCAAGGACGCGA
This region of Neospora caninum Liverpool complete genome, chromosome Ia genomic DNA includes:
- a CDS encoding putative ATP-dependent Clp protease adaptor domain-containing protein: MERIEKEEVSEEETTTQEKKKEEKEIEDDQKKQAERRERLKAWQVVLHNDDIHAIPHVTDLLVDAVPSLTKAKAHSITVHAHKTGLALILRTWREKAVEIYRKLKASGLTISLVPSKRKDKQEGGGESDGTRGMDGEDGGDNNLQDEDNDDSDDRD